A part of uncultured Acidilobus sp. JCHS genomic DNA contains:
- a CDS encoding Hydrogenase maturation factor: protein MVKPELYEGGWVGKLPTDELERLVLSRAKGFVRLSTVLGPAVGEDAALIDLGSCILAVHSDPITEASYRAGALAIDVASNDVATRGARPAWALLDVLMPAGSRLSSLAAIMEDASNEARRLGIEIVGGHTEAAPNLRTPIVVATVMGCACRGCALRTGGAKTGDMVVQVGPAALEATVIVATDFREQALAKGVSPEDLDAAVSLFSRLSVVNYALALAERGLVTGMHDVTEGGLIGALYELSAASGKEVTVERSRVKALDITRRVLGALSLDLLKSMGSGSLIATVPPQRLEELEALLRKLGVEYSVIGRVGEASERPMVRVISLAGEEAYYSAPEDEIARLWKGRSAWSPS, encoded by the coding sequence GTGGTGAAGCCTGAGCTCTATGAGGGAGGGTGGGTAGGGAAGCTGCCCACTGATGAACTTGAGCGCCTCGTCCTTAGTAGAGCGAAGGGCTTTGTCAGGCTCTCCACGGTCCTTGGGCCTGCCGTGGGCGAGGACGCAGCCCTTATAGACCTTGGTAGCTGCATCCTAGCTGTTCACAGCGACCCCATAACGGAGGCCTCATACAGGGCTGGGGCGCTGGCCATAGACGTGGCGTCAAACGACGTTGCGACCAGGGGCGCGAGGCCTGCGTGGGCCCTCCTTGACGTCCTGATGCCAGCCGGCTCAAGGCTTTCATCGTTAGCTGCGATAATGGAGGACGCAAGTAACGAGGCCAGAAGGCTGGGCATCGAGATAGTTGGGGGCCATACGGAGGCCGCGCCCAACCTTAGGACACCTATTGTTGTTGCCACAGTTATGGGCTGCGCCTGCCGCGGCTGCGCCCTAAGGACTGGTGGAGCTAAGACAGGCGACATGGTAGTTCAGGTAGGCCCGGCAGCCCTTGAGGCCACTGTAATAGTGGCCACAGACTTCAGGGAGCAGGCCCTCGCCAAGGGCGTCTCGCCCGAGGACCTAGATGCCGCGGTGTCACTCTTTAGCAGGCTAAGTGTCGTCAACTACGCCTTAGCGCTGGCAGAGCGCGGCCTAGTTACGGGCATGCATGATGTCACTGAAGGCGGCCTCATAGGCGCCCTGTACGAGCTGTCGGCGGCCTCAGGCAAGGAGGTCACGGTGGAGAGGTCAAGAGTTAAGGCGCTCGATATCACTAGGAGGGTCCTAGGGGCTCTCTCCCTCGACCTCCTCAAGTCGATGGGTAGCGGGTCTCTGATTGCCACCGTGCCCCCTCAGAGGCTTGAGGAGCTTGAGGCGCTGCTCAGAAAGCTCGGCGTTGAGTACTCGGTCATAGGTCGTGTAGGCGAGGCCTCCGAGAGGCCTATGGTGAGGGTGATCAGCTTAGCCGGCGAAGAGGCCTACTACTCCGCGCCTGAGGATGAGATAGCGAGGCTGTGGAAGGGGAGAAGCGCGTGGAGCCCTTCGTGA
- a CDS encoding Methionine synthase II (cobalamin-independent) — translation MSYQVPSKFPTTVIGSYPKIAGASEIIKRRDRGEISEEEFHRLIRAPISEVVKDYLEAGVDIISDGEQSREDMVVYFAQRVKGYAEGEWVRIFDNMYFRKPIIVGELRREKSLAIEDWAYTSSISQGRPVKFIITGPYTMMEWSFNVFYRDRAELIMALAKIIREEVMDAVKAGAKYVQVDEPALSTRPWPEEAQLAGEALKYVFAGVEAKRVVHICYGRLERLLPYILDYPVDQFALEFKNSDFRLLPYLKEYGYNKELGYGVIDVHSLQVETVEEVKRDIDRLMKLGILAPEKVYINPDCGLKRLPREVAKTKLINMVKAARLAREEW, via the coding sequence TTGAGCTATCAGGTTCCATCCAAGTTCCCAACGACAGTCATAGGGAGCTACCCTAAGATAGCGGGCGCCTCTGAGATCATAAAGAGGAGGGACCGTGGCGAGATAAGTGAGGAGGAGTTCCACAGGCTCATCAGGGCCCCAATATCAGAGGTCGTCAAGGACTACCTTGAGGCAGGGGTCGACATAATAAGCGACGGCGAGCAGTCTCGCGAGGACATGGTTGTCTACTTCGCTCAGAGGGTTAAGGGGTACGCGGAGGGCGAGTGGGTCAGGATATTTGACAACATGTACTTCAGGAAGCCCATCATAGTTGGCGAGCTGAGAAGGGAGAAGTCCCTGGCCATCGAGGACTGGGCCTATACCTCATCAATTAGCCAGGGCAGGCCCGTCAAGTTCATAATAACAGGCCCGTACACCATGATGGAGTGGAGCTTCAACGTCTTCTACAGGGACAGGGCCGAGCTGATAATGGCGCTGGCCAAGATCATAAGGGAGGAGGTAATGGACGCCGTTAAGGCGGGGGCCAAGTACGTTCAGGTCGACGAACCCGCGCTGTCAACGAGGCCGTGGCCGGAGGAGGCGCAGCTAGCGGGCGAGGCCCTAAAGTACGTGTTCGCAGGGGTTGAGGCGAAGCGCGTGGTCCACATATGCTATGGGCGCCTCGAGAGGCTGCTGCCCTACATACTTGACTACCCAGTGGACCAGTTCGCGTTGGAGTTCAAGAACAGCGACTTCAGGCTACTACCATACCTTAAGGAGTACGGGTACAACAAGGAGCTAGGCTATGGAGTTATAGACGTCCACTCCCTTCAGGTAGAGACCGTTGAGGAGGTGAAGAGGGATATAGACCGCCTTATGAAGCTCGGGATCCTGGCGCCCGAGAAGGTGTACATAAACCCCGACTGCGGCCTGAAGAGGCTCCCAAGGGAGGTCGCTAAGACCAAGCTCATTAACATGGTCAAGGCGGCCAGGCTAGCAAGGGAGGAGTGGTGA
- a CDS encoding Methionine synthase II (cobalamin-independent) has protein sequence MELWAMVLGGYPRAREVRHALRDVERGDISYHESAWRVLSAGAGIIGAQEAAGMKFVVDGMVDWHDIFRPFVTAWRNVSVDGLLRYFDNNFFYRVPVFNDRPDPSDFVWPPRLRSFLHLAEPSPLKAIIPGPFTFVTLSKNSSGLSREDLAEGIASALAVEAQRAEAAGAGAIQIDEPALSDQEVTEDDARLAVELINVITSQLKVPTVLAIYFDVPRAEVYRELLEAKVNYLSLDVADAPKRALDLIGGQGFGDHRPVLGVIDARRIEDDNFERVREWVKQALKGYDGEAGLTTTTWFDVIPYTYSLRKTFLLGYYTERLRGERA, from the coding sequence TTGGAGCTGTGGGCGATGGTTTTAGGGGGTTACCCAAGGGCTAGGGAGGTCAGGCACGCGCTTCGTGATGTGGAGAGAGGCGACATATCTTATCACGAGAGCGCTTGGAGGGTGCTCTCAGCGGGCGCTGGAATCATAGGAGCGCAGGAGGCCGCAGGCATGAAATTCGTCGTGGACGGCATGGTTGACTGGCACGACATATTTAGACCCTTCGTGACCGCCTGGAGAAACGTGAGCGTTGACGGCCTCCTGAGGTACTTTGACAACAACTTCTTCTATAGGGTGCCCGTATTTAATGACAGGCCTGACCCCTCTGACTTCGTCTGGCCGCCCAGGCTCAGGTCGTTCCTGCACCTGGCGGAGCCTTCACCCCTTAAGGCGATCATCCCTGGCCCTTTCACGTTCGTCACGCTCTCAAAGAACTCCTCTGGGCTGAGCAGGGAGGATCTAGCTGAAGGCATAGCCTCAGCACTGGCCGTTGAGGCCCAGCGTGCTGAGGCGGCAGGCGCGGGGGCCATACAGATAGACGAGCCAGCCCTCTCTGACCAAGAGGTCACAGAGGACGACGCGAGGCTGGCAGTCGAGCTCATAAACGTAATAACGTCTCAGCTGAAGGTCCCTACAGTGTTAGCTATATACTTCGACGTTCCGCGCGCCGAGGTGTACAGGGAGCTCCTTGAGGCGAAGGTCAATTACTTATCTTTGGACGTGGCTGACGCCCCCAAGAGGGCCCTTGACCTCATAGGAGGCCAGGGCTTCGGCGACCACAGGCCTGTCCTTGGAGTTATAGACGCCAGGAGGATAGAGGACGACAACTTTGAGAGGGTGAGGGAGTGGGTGAAGCAGGCCTTAAAGGGCTATGACGGCGAGGCCGGGCTCACGACAACCACGTGGTTTGACGTAATACCGTATACCTACAGCTTAAGAAAGACGTTCCTGCTGGGATATTATACTGAGAGGCTGAGGGGTGAAAGGGCTTGA